A segment of the Lolium perenne isolate Kyuss_39 chromosome 3, Kyuss_2.0, whole genome shotgun sequence genome:
CACACAATACATGGAATGGAAATACACACTTACATATACTTCCTCTCCTCCTATGAACAAGGCACACACacattttgagacaaggtttgACCAAACACTAGACAACAATACCTCGATAGTATAGCACATAGTAATTGATACTTTTAGATTGGTATAAAAAAACACTAATGATGCAGATTACATATCCAATATTTTCTATATATATGGAATAATTATTTGTCAAAGAAAATCATGAAAAGCGTGTGCGCCTTATTCAGTGGAATGGAGGTGCTACATATTACTATGCTCCTTTCAAATAAGAAATACCCAATATAATGTGGGTTAATTAGATTATTGAGAATATTAGCACATTCAGTAAAACAGTTGCACACAGGACAGAAATTAGTGGAAACCACATGGTTCCCTTCATGGCTTAGTCATATTATTTTTTGATAATGAATGCTAGTCTGATAGTTACATTTAGAACCTCAATAAAAATACTTATAGATACTCAAATAGGCACAAACACATATAATCCATCTAAGTACAAAAATTACTTCATAGATGGttgagatttttttttgtcaATTTAGTGTTTTCTTATATTAAGACCGTTCAGTAAAATTTCTTGAACTAAATTTAAAATAAGAAAATTTGCAGACGATAAATATAGTTATACGTGAATGCTAGTTTTAGAAATTCTAGTTGTTTGAGTTGGGTAATATAACTTGTATTTTGATTTTTATTTGAAAAACTTTTATTTTAGTGTTAACAATGAGCTACGTGGTTACTATTTGTAGATGAAAAGTGTTAAACATTGCCATACGGAGCTATAAGATGTAGACATGATTAGTATAAATAGATAATGCTTTATGTATGAACTCATGACTGACCCCATTATGTATTTCTAATGAGTAAAGTGACTGACGGGTTTAGTGACGAGCTACCTCCAAATCTTCCATCTCCGGACGACACCTTCTAGTTCCTAACACACAAGGAACACTcatatataattttttttgataCAGTTGAGCAACCGATCGAGAGGATGACACGGCGGATTAGGTGAAGAGATTGTAAAAATAAAACGCTAAGACATTATAACCTTACATATATATGGTGGGAAGAAGTATCATAGGAGGCTACAGTGCGGAGGATAGTATTTGCGTGCGGGATGGGCCAAAACTGAAATAAGCGGACCAATCAGAGGATGTTGGTTTTTATCGGTTTAGTTTCTTAATTTGTTTTTTGTTTATATAGATTTCCCCAATTTGTTTATAGATTTTATGATGTTATATTGCAAACTAGCATGTATGGACCAATATAAGCTAAACTAATCAATTCAAAGCGCAACTTCAAAACTATTTATTATAAGTAAAGAGAATAATCATAAAAGAGGTACATAAGGAAGATGTAGAGAATTTTAGCAGCCACATATAATACACCTCGATTAACAGTTAAATAAAATCATTGACAACATATGCTTATGTATCCGCACAACATCTCACGCATGTAGCAAGATTGACATTATTGTATTTCGATGAGAAATCTTAGAGCATTCCCAAAATGCTAGTGATCTAAAATAAATTTCTGCATAAGTCAGGCATGTAAACAATATGCTTGGCCTGAAGATATCCACTTTAGTTTTCCAAATTTATATTGATGATTTATGTTCTAATACTTTCTTAACTGAAAAAGACCAAAACTGTGACTAGTAGAAAGTAGAAACAATGCTCCCACTATGTTGTGCTTGGCGTAACAAAGCTCACAAACGTGAGCAGCAGAGAGGTGCCAAAATTAAACGGTCCAAGTATATCGAAGGAGCCAACAAGCAGTTACAAATATGAAATTTATGTGATGTGTGATTACTGGAATAAAAAAGAATGTTCAAGGAAATACTATGTTCAAGTTCAGACGTTTCTAAGAGCGGCAACAGTCAACGAACAAAAGTGACACAATATGCTGGTCCCAAAAAGAAGATGTCTTTCAGATTGCACTGCCCTATTGTAGGGCAAACATGATACTTTTCTCAGAACTTTGTGCATATCACTAGAAGAATTTGCTGCACGGAACACACGTCGACAATCTTTTGTAAATAAGTTTCCTCGATGTGTCTGACATTCTGATGACCAGTACTTTTTTATTAGCTTCACAAGACATATCATTCAGCTTCGATGGCCCTCGTAGGTTAGTCATACCCAAACTGTGCCCTATGCGTGTGCTGTAAGTATATGTTGCAGCCGTGTCACAGAAGAAAAGGAGATTTAGACGTACGGTGTGCTTTTTTTTACTAATTTTCACTGAAGACAATGCTAAGCCTATGGTTAGCACTTCTAAAACAGTAAGAACAAAAGGCGTGAATAATGTGGGATATTTGAATTCTCGTTTGAGAGTGTGTTTGCTCTTTGAAATATACTAATACTAGCGTGGTGGCTGGAGAACACCGGGCTGCACTTTGCAACAGCATGTGCTTCAGAAATCAGCAGTAGATCAAAAATGGGCACACACAGTCACACAACCAAATCGTTGGATTAATTCCCCTAATAATTGTAGCCAATAATTTGCATAAAATTTCGTAAAACGAATATCGGAAAAAATAGAAGCACTCTTCGAACTACATTGTGATAAAAAAAGGAGACAAACCAAATTTAATTGGCCCTCGATGGCCTACTAAATAAATGAAACTAAATTTAAGCTGCTGGTGGCTGGTGGCCAGTGCCGGAGATGGATGGACCGCGGGTGGCTGGTGCCTTGTCTAGCTGGGAGCAAAGAAGATCTCAGAGTCGAGCCTCTTGGAGcggaacatcttctccatctccgGAGTGGTGTTGAAGGACGCCTCTAGCACCGCCGGGGATATCGCCTTCCACACCGACGTCCTCCCCGCCAAGTGGCTGAAGATGGGGCTGCGTTGATTTCAAGTAACACGTACAATCATTGATTCATCAGATCGACCATGCAAACTGGTAGTAGCTAAATTGATCAAAAAAATGTAATGTATACGTACTTGggtgtggtgatgatggagaaccATTCCAGGCCGGTCTCGTCGGCGATCTTGGAGACGACGAAGAACCTGGGCACGATGAAGAGGCAGCCAGCCTCGACACGGGTCTCGAGCACGCGGGTGCCATCGATGCCGACGACCTGCACGCGGCCGCTGCCGCGCACGATGTAGGTGACCTGGTAGGCGGAGTCGCAGGAGAAGCCCGGCGAGCACATGGAGTGGCCGTCGATCCTGACCAGGTCGGCACCGAGACCGACCTCCTTGACCAGCGGCAGGTTCGCCGTGTTGAGCACCACCACGCGGCCGCCGCCCTTGATGTCCACGTCCAGCGGCGCCTCAAGGCAGTTGAGCACCATGCCCTCGCGGTCCTCTGCGCGCGCCTCCGGCATCCTGTGGCCGGGGGCGATCTTGACGATGCCGGTCCCGGGCTGGGTGGACACGAGGCTGGCGGCGGAGTCCTGGTCGAGGTCCCAGGCGCGGGCCACGAACTCGGTGGAGAAGCCGGTGAAGATGCCCGTGGCGCCGGTGAGCTGGAAGTTGGTGAAGCGGCCGGGCGTGTGGCCCTTGGAGGTGTCCCCGAGGAAGAGCACCACGAGCTCCGTGTCGCCAGCCTCGGCGGCGTTGTGCCACCAGGTGACGGCGCCGAAGGGAAGCGCCAGGGTGTCgccggtcttgacggggatgacctTCTCTTTAGCCGCCTCCGGTAGGACGAGGCCGCAGATGCCGGCGCCCTGGAGTACGTAAGCTACCTTGGCGGAGTCGGAGTAGCTAGGGAGGGAGAGGCCGCCGGCGTTGAGGTGGAGCTTGGCGGCGCCGATGGAGGCCGCGCCCAGCATGGCGAGCTCCGCGGGGGACCAGTCGTAGTACGACCCACCGTCGCTGCCGTACGCCTTGGCCGGCTTCTTGGGCGAAAGGTCCATGGTCATCACCTCGGCGTTGGAGCTGCGCTGCACCATTGTCACGATGAGATCGTACTGATTCGTGTGGGAAGGAAGTGGGAGGAGGATGAGATGGCTGTGGGAGGCTGCATGCCTATATATAGTTGCAGGTTGGATAATGATTTACGTGCTAACTGATTATCCCGTTGAATAGGTCGATAGATCAGGCTTATCCCAAGTTTCTTGCGGTATAAGGATTGCCGAGCTCATTCGTTGCAGCTTGGATAATGACTAGGAAAAGTTGCAGCGCGGGCCGCGCGGCGTGCGTTAGGTTAGGTGATCAATAAaaaaaagtaagtactagcaatattttttcaaaataaaagtgaAAATaactaggtttttttttttttttgctgaacTCTATAGAAGGAGGCAGCAGTATGTTTCCCCCAATAAAAGAGGTGATAAATGGTAGATTATCTATTATAAGTAGGTAGCAGTATTTTTATCAAGTAATTAAAAGATGTGACGGATCGACGATCCAGCAATTTTTTTGAAGTAGTACTATAAAAGGCAATGTTTGCAAAAGGTTCACATTTATTCACCAATCGAAGTATTGAAGAAACACTGCATCAAAACACTATAGTCCCCAAAGCACCGTATCAAAGCACTCTAGCCCCCATAGTGAGGCGATCAATAAAGAAGATAATGATTTTAGCAAATAAGAGAGGGCGTGGGATAATGGACCTTTTTTTTGACGTCACGAATAATGGAGCATTTTTTCTGATGCATGCCACGACGACGACGCTATCAACGAAAAAAGGTAAACATTTCTAGCAAATAAAAGCAACGACAAATTTTGGTGAGTTGTTTTGTCTTGATAGTGAGGCGATTAACAGAATAAAAGAGGTGACAAATAATAGGGCATTGTTTCTTACGCCATGGTAGACATGCggaactcgacacgaagatgcagacacaaattcaactatgcaaaaaagaaaagaaaatgcaaggcgtggcagggggtaTATGGGACGACGATCcaaaaccctaatagtatttttGGCTTTTgcgtggtttatgggtatgatggcagatgcaatctacactaggaaaactgtaaattctcaccgagcaacctgaaatctgataccacttgataaggcaaaggtggccgatctttcgatgagacgtggataaatcgatttgttggtggagttcgtgcctgACGAtctgactacacgtgcaaagctcgtgcgccaatgcaatcgctaggaaaaTCTCcgagagttactgatcttgcggatgcacgatcagcctgaccagcgagggtcttaattcctacctgaaatcgagaacaagtaagaactaatgatgcaatcagaatattgcggatatagatgaaacttTATTGAAAAtgagggattccgaatagtcggtcttgttctggccgTTGGCCTCAAAATAAGTGCACGAGAGTTGcaacaatggctaacttttagtctaatcaaaatccgagtctaaacgtgacggctatgggggtatttaaaggaggaaaatgcggggtttcggccagccatacgtatggtggccgaaccaaaccctagaaggcctttcccccttcactacgaactctaaaaagtggctgacttaattcctgcgaaaatgatatgggcctggcccaaaactaaaggtgacgcaacaCCATATTATGGTATGGACGAAgttatgaagtggagaactctatatttcgtccatgtcttcttctcttcttatggtggcttcaaagttctgaaatctccacttgcggcgtcctcttcaatcctcaaatgcttgctgccatctcccatgtgtgatcatgctccaatgcttgtcctcctcatccatgctaggtccatcatttctaagagtaacaaacatatctgatttaggcaacatcatattctcatgtatgtgaggaatagttccaagaaacgaaagtacctgatagttaagttgtttggcacgagctcgagtgattggtccttgtatttgtgtggttgTAGGTACaatggttgtatcaatagatgtgaTGTCCTCATCACGGTTattgtccgaaccccttccagcatTAAGTTAtatgcaacagattatcgcattaagcaatgtgtgtaaagtaaacaatagaattatccttggataaaacattgttgttttctccctagtagcaacatcacatctacaatcttagaagttattgtcactctcctagaaaactagaggcataaaCCTACTATCgaccataaataccccctcttggagtcacaagtatctacttggccatcgtatctactagcaacggagagcatgcaagatcataaataacatatgacaagaatatataatcaacctcaacatagtatacaatattcatctgatCCTAGCAAACAaaatatgtagcattacataatgatgatcttgatcatgtagggcagctcactggatctaaacatgaggcacaaattggagaagacaaccatctagctacttctatggacccatagtccagggacgaactactcacgcatcacttcacaggcgggcatggtgatgtagatgcctccggcgatgatttccccttcCCCCCGGCAGTGTACCGGGAAGAGCTTTAGAAccctcccgagatgggttctgcgatggcgaccgtgacggaacttttcgtggatggagactcgggtattcagggttttcctgagatcgtgaataaataggcagaaGGGCGATATCGGTCGAGTCCaaggtggcccacaccacccctaggcgcgagcCCAGGACTAGCTGCGCTTAGGGTTGGCCTGGCTGCCCTGCTGCCTCtcttcgactccccttcggtcttTGTCTACATTACGGAGAAATATTGACTTCGTCTTTtgcttcgtccaattccgagaatatttcctgtacaacttttctgaaatacaaaaatagcagaaagcaggaaattggcactgtggcatcttgttaataggttagtgctggaaatcatataaaagtgcaacgaagtgtgagcaaaacatatatgaattggtgtaaaacaagcatggagcatcaaaaattatagatatgtttgagacgtatcaagcatccccaagcttaactcctgctcgtcctcgagtaggtaagtgataacaaaataatttttgaggtgacatgaagccaacataatcttgatcaagcatgtaaagcattgtgagctgggatcaaagtactctaacataggcatgatagatacaattctaacaatataaattagcaactatgttataacatgagaagtaactcaaacaaaggatcatgaataatcgtGCATTGAAAggaactgtttgtttatgagcatagaacataacaaagtggtactcaacatgtcctttatggaatagcaaaacataaatgctaggacacctttaaagttcagagggtgactagatacaagtaatttaagaacaaacaatagcacaatcatgaatcaatcaataataattttgggactatgcacattgcactaagaatgaaaactatgctctcttaattggtgcataaagtagaagatgaatactcaacataatagtaaaagagagactctttgcagagtaagcaagataaaaaagttttataaaccttctaaaaagtatggtacttattagctttgagctctcattgcccctatcatatcttgaatggttaaagttaatgtgaggcaAATATGAGccatatgcttgacaaatcacaagttgaaaatctcatgctccttgaatacgagtacctaaacctcatgctactcaacttaggtcccaaataagttattgtcattgtaagtatacatgtatcaccgAGAATAGCTAAcagggtacctcttgcccgatgatatggaagtactcttgtaggagcaatcccatgccaaaaagacaagacaaacagacaatgagcatctcagcaatttttatttactatggataTAGCTTTTTATCAAAAATGCTTCATacaatgctcactatggttcgctgtaaatttccaccatgaatgatgcatggcttagattagagGCATAGtcgtttctctaactcatatacaaactccatggatttACAAGATTCTATTTTATTtctcaccgctaggcatccataagcaaaagaacatgacatcaactaaataataagtgcaatgctgaaagcgttccccatgaaagcatggttatcctaactcccaacttgcaatttgcaaacatataaacttcataatatagtcacaatgatcaagtttattaagtacaagaaagtaaatgtgccatcaagttcgtgagagctttattaACTAATTttttcatgccaaaatttaatttggaagataaataaaaacatgatgaatttgcttggaatagaaataatgctactaggtagatgtggttgacacaattggcaaactttggttaatgatggttggatgcacgagtagagctcatactcggtacaggtgaaggctagcaaaagactgtgagcgaccaactaagagagcgacaaaacattatcaatcaaagcataaagtgatattacaagtcaaaaactaaatgatcgtagaggctttagttgattggttatagtcataacatggtataagtatgcaccaagtcaacccaataaagtatcgagggagaataccacaatattatgctttttatgatggaaacaacacatgattctttcaatgaaacATTATGCACTcttagctatttgagacaagtcatgctacaacaataaatactaaacaTATGATAAGAATAGCATCCAACataacatgccaaagtctatgccacagtctagacaacctTCCATTTCCATCACCATAAGCATGGAACATTTTActtgtatccaacaccaatcaacttatttgaaatagctctcggagatgaaatacaatatggaccagagagctaatcatacataaataaatattaataacaagctctgaacaaatttTAAGTAAggtaacaagagctaaacgcagtactagaaaactagaacacacGCAAAATAATAACaacgaaaactagagtgttctatgcaatta
Coding sequences within it:
- the LOC127345935 gene encoding 11S globulin seed storage protein 2 isoform X1, which gives rise to MVQRSSNAEVMTMDLSPKKPAKAYGSDGGSYYDWSPAELAMLGAASIGAAKLHLNAGGLSLPSYSDSAKVAYVLQGAGICGLVLPEAAKEKVIPVKTGDTLALPFGAVTWWHNAAEAGDTELVVLFLGDTSKGHTPGRFTNFQLTGATGIFTGFSTEFVARAWDLDQDSAASLVSTQPGTGIVKIAPGHRMPEARAEDREGMVLNCLEAPLDVDIKGGGRVVVLNTANLPLVKEVGLGADLVRIDGHSMCSPGFSCDSAYQVTYIVRGSGRVQVVGIDGTRVLETRVEAGCLFIVPRFFVVSKIADETGLEWFSIITTPNPIFSHLAGRTSVWKAISPAVLEASFNTTPEMEKMFRSKRLDSEIFFAPS
- the LOC127345935 gene encoding 11S globulin seed storage protein 2 isoform X2, which produces MVQRSSNAEVMTMDLSPKKPAKAYGSDGGSYYDWSPAELAMLGAASIGAAKLHLNAGGLSLPSYSDSAKVAYVLQGAGICGLVLPEAAKEKVIPVKTGDTLALPFGAVTWWHNAAEAGDTELVVLFLGDTSKGHTPGRFTNFQLTGATGIFTGFSTEFVARAWDLDQDSAASLVSTQPGTGIVKIAPGHRMPEARAEDREGMVLNCLEAPLDVDIKGGGRVVVLNTANLPLVKEVGLGADLVRIDGHSMCSPGFSCDSAYQVTYIVRGSGRVQVVGIDGTRVLETRVEAGCLFIVPRFFVVSKIADETGLEWFSIITTPKN